From a region of the Trichoderma atroviride chromosome 6, complete sequence genome:
- a CDS encoding uncharacterized protein (EggNog:ENOG41), producing MFHQPPDKPRASGFDDDPFGFVANQAWERYGFSNMSSPPPPGPQPMQRTGRAYSTASVMDWTPEIDTPFHHHNGDGVAMSPSESVEMSGMNPAQGGGGGGVSRLVAQFENKGYVPPLPPRPINNAHHQTHHLGTSPSISSHFGSLNSVAQSHRISSPVNSSGESQYGSLGIHSPPTPSPIATSMGRSGSVHFGSFHDTQQVHSPGIGTPFGSMDGFMNTTRVNSPMVSTPMVASPIASTPTQATPTVPGTPGFEIWRPPPSMGSKPEPSGLTNATNFAGYFRPPVPTTPKPVVNTGNQFILEFNPSAAKAAKGKAPAKPPRPRLPPRKPTAVTQTQASARELTPAQAPTPRPVPAAAPTPGPMSPPPKPPRPSEPPFPSSSSSSSTPSIAQRKDSISLRAQAGTRPSREQVPAEAWEQYKSTIRTLYLEERKPLKEVMSIMSEQYGFQATPKMYKTRFSQWGFVKNNTEEEVKRLLSMKFQRDAEGKVSEFVRNGRVVNLGTYLKRKGVTEYDLVDFELPADLPAHIRCRTPTPPPALRSPDLLRAQELVVGNMRKAFLHCRQFEMETDTQITWPSIMVWGAGSSDLLLEANFHFEARDADQGGDYMMRAFKQLEVDLMKLSPQGIMELILGMINGDPGMMTALCKYLAAYSSTNFERTHPLRQIFTCLYEVQQKHGAKTLSELLWISISTIAEELEAIYGRRHPYVARTWSDLALFYNQVNPERIEKLVIELRALQRQLEQRHGETSVEVLAIRYSILQLLYAASPSSDVAKQAANDYWNLLRSMNTMFPMRDPRPNSYCYHSPLKVDPWTKRCRRRYDPLVTIMEELVGVKIHPYFEEDFHTTEHAQEPQNAWAAALQMGTTNRSWGFI from the exons ATGTTCCATCAACCGCCAGACAAGCCTCGCGCTTCTGGCTTCGATGATGATCCGTTTGGGTTTGTTGCCAACCAGGCCTGGGAACGGTATGGCTTCAGCAATATGTCATCGCCTCCGCCCCCGGGCCCTCAGCCTATGCAGAGAACCGGACGAGCCTATTCCACAGCATCTGTAATGGACTGGACGCCCGAGATTGACACACCCTTTCACCACCACAACGGCGATGGAGTTGCCATGTCGCCATCAGAGAGTGTCGAAATGAGCGGTATGAATCCGgctcaaggaggaggagggggaggagtCAGTCGCTTGGTCGCGCAATTCGAGAACAAAGGATATGTCCCTCCACTGCCTCCGAGGCCCATCAATAACGCGCATCACCAAACGCATCACCTTGGTACCAGTCCCTCAATATCGTCACACTTTGGAAGCCTAAATTCCGTAGCCCAATCGCATAGGATCTCGAGTCCCGTTAATAGCTCAGGTGAATCTCAGTATGGCTCTCTCGGAATTCACTCGCCGCCAACTCCCAGCCCGATTGCCACCAGTATGGGTCGCTCCGGCAGTGTGCACTTTGGTAGTTTTCATGACACCCAGCAAGTGCACAGTCCTGGTATTGGGACGCCGTTTGGAAGCATGGATGGGTTCATGAACACTACCCGTGTGAATAGTCCAATGGTATCGACGCCTATGGTGGCCAGCCCGATAGCATCTACACCAACTCAAGCCACACCCACAGTCCCTGGCACTCCTGGATTCGAAATATGGCGTCCTCCCCCTTCGATGGGGTCCAAACCAGAGCCCTCTGGTCTCACCAACGCGACCAACTTTGCAGGATATTTTAGACCACCGGTACCAACGACGCCAAAGCCGGTTGTGAACACAGGCAATCAGTTCATTTTGGAATTCAACCCCAGCGCTGCCAAGGCAGCCAAAGGGAAGGCTCCAGCAAAACCACCAAGGCCGCGATTGCCTCCACGGAAACCTACTGCCGTCACACAAACACAAGCTTCGGCGCGAGAACTGACACCTGCGCAAGCGCCAACACCGAGACCGGTACCAGCCGCTGCTCCGACTCCAGGGCCAATGTCTCCTCCCCCAAAACCGCCTCGACCCTCAGAACCGCCTtttccttcctcttcctcttcttcttccaccccCTCTATT GCACAACGGAAGGATTCGATTTCTCTTCGTGCCCAGGCAGGTACTAGGCCGTCACGGGAACAGGTTCCTGCAGAGGCCTGGGAGCAATATAAGTCCACCATCCGAACTCTGTATCTTGAGGAAAGAAAACCGTTGAAAGAGGTCATGAGCATCATGTCTGAACAATATGGTTTTCAAGCTAC ACCAAAGATGTACAAGACTAGGTTTTCTCAATGGGGTTTTGTGAAGAATaacacagaagaagaagtcaagcGGTTGTTGTCGATGAAATTTCAGCGAGATGCCGAGGGCAAGGTTTCCGAATTTGTCCGAAATGGCAGGGTGGTTAACTTGGGTACTTATTTGAAGCGAAAGGGCGTGACGGAGTATGATTTGGTGGATTTCGAGCTGCCCGCCGATCTGCCAGCCCATATTCGATGTAGAACACCAACGCCGCCTCCAGCACTGCGATCCCCTGACCTCCTTCGCGCCCAAGAGCTTGTCGTTGGAAACATGCGAAAGGCATTTTTGCACTGCCGGCAATTTGAGATGGAGACTGATACCCAGATTACTTGGCCATCAATCATGGTTTGGGGGGCTGGATCAAGCGACCTCTTGCTTGAGGCCAACTTTCATTTCGAAGCCCGCGATGCAGATCAAGGAGGCGACTATATGATGCGAGCCTTCAAACAGCTCGAGGTGGATTTGATGAAGCTTTCACCCCAAGGCATCATGGAGCTAATCTTGGGTATGATTAACGGTGATCCCGGCATGATGACGGCCCTCTGCAAATATTTGGCAGCGTATTCGTCGACAAACTTTGAACGCACACATCCACTTCGACAGATCTTCACTTGTTTATATGAAGTGCAACAGAAGCATGGCGCCAAGACCCTCTCCGAACTCTTGTGGATTAGCATCTCCACAATTGCCGAAGAACTCGAAGCGATCTACGGACGCCGCCATCCGTATGTGGCCCGAACATGGTCCGATCTTGCGCTGTTTTATAACCAGGTGAATCCGGAGAGAATTGAAAAGCTGGTCATCGAACTTCGAGCGCTTCAAAGACAACTCGAGCAGCGGCATGGTGAAACCAGTGTCGAAGTGCTGGCTATCCGATACTCCATATTGCAGTTGCTGTATGCTGCATCTCCGAGTTCCGATGTCGCGAAACAAGCCGCAAACGACTATTGGAACCTATTGCGGAGTATGAACACAATGTTCCCGATGCGAGATCCGCGTCCGAATAGCTACTGCTACCACAGTCCGCTCAAGGTCGATCCGTGGACAAAAAGATGCCGGAGACGATACGATCCACTCGTAACCATTATGGAAGAGCTTGTTGGAGTGAAAATCCATCCTTATTTTGAAGAAGACTTTCACACAACGGAGCATGCTCAAGAGCCTCAGAATGCGTGGGCGGCGGCTCTCCAGATGGGCACAACAAACAGGTCCTGGGGCTTCATTTAG
- a CDS encoding uncharacterized protein (BUSCO:EOG092D1WA5), with translation MMRYDHNRIDPKRRNVVDHRKKQFATPQFKDTQYPHRLNFYADAPTADITLEQFEQWAIDRLRVLAELEACSFRNRSPAETASHMKPILDKYLPLDSNSSSNTKIISQRQKDHYSHFILRLAFSSTEDLRRRFSRVETMLFRMRFNSDDLNERSAFVSGLDLDWWEPVTEDEKVRYGAELAAMVSGKKMNSEDNTWFKVDWERVPDLVESRRVFLKAGKAYVPGREQSSMVVAEFTSRLDRQLELTARALPRLDEDDRLTPILNHLSKNFITPDSTYVSGSTAPAGAQISAANIDNLSQHFPACMSNLHRSLRRDAHLKHYGRLQYTLFLKGIGLNLEECLMFWRSGFHKVTDDTFNKEYRYNIRHAYGEVGGDSNRRGGGYSPFSCQKILTEHPPGPGEAHGCPYRHFNLENLNALVQAMGVSDRSVLQGIKEDKDNQKFHMACNRVFEHLHKAEIKKAKDEGVMTSNQLETIVHPNEYFKRSYLLKNLGKETDVKMEG, from the exons ATGATGCGATACGACCACAACCGAATCGACCCCAAGAGGCGAAACGTTGTCGACCACCGGAAGAAGCAGTTTGCAACGCCCCAGTTCAAGGACACGCAGTATCCCCATCGCCTGAACTTTTACGCAGATGCGCCCACAGCAGACATCACGCTCGAGCAGTTTGAGCAATGGGCCATTGATCGGCTGAGAG TTCTGGCCGAACTCGAGGCCTGCTCCTTTCGCAACCGATCGCCAGCCGAGACGGCATCCCACATGAAGCCCATTCTCGATAAATATCTCCCACTCGActccaacagctccagcaacACAAAGATCATCTCACAGCGGCAGAAGGACCATTACAGCCATTTCATCCTGAGACTGGCCTTCTCTTCTACTGAAGACCTTCGGCGGAGATTTTCTCGAGTTGAGACAATGCTTTTCCGGATGCGATTCAATAGCGATGATTTGAACGAACGGTCTGCATTTGTATCTGGCTTGGATCTCGACTGGTGGGAACCGGTGACGGAGGACGAAAAGGTTCGGTATGGTGCCGAACTCGCAGCCATGGTCAGCGGAAAGAAGATGAATAGCGAGGACAACACCTGGTTCAAGGTGGACTGGGAGCGAGTGCCTGACTTGGTGGAGAGCAGACGAGTATTCTTGAAAGCCGGAAAGGCATATGTGCCTGGGCGAGAACAGTCGAGTATGGTGGTGGCAGAATTCACAAGCCGGCTTGACAGGCAACTAGAG CTTACGGCTCGGGCTCTGCCGCGTCTAGACGAAGACGACAGGTTAACGCCAATTCTTAACCATCTCTCCAAAAACTTCATTACGCCCGACTCGACTTACGTGTCTGGATCAACGGCACCCGCCGGGGCTCAAATCTCGGCTGCCAACATTGACAACCTTTCACAACATTTCCCCGCCTGCATGTCCAACTTGCATCGATCATTGCGTCGCGATGCTCATCTCAAACACTACGGCCGTCTTCAATACACTCTATTCCTCAAGGGCATTGGCCTAAACTTGGAAGAATGTCTCATGTTTTGGCGGAGTGGCTTCCACAAGGTCACAGACGACACGTTCAACAAAGAATACCGATACAACATTCGCCACGCTTACGGCGAAGTGGGCGGAGATTCGAATCGACGAGGTGGTGGCTACAGTCCGTTCAGCTGTCAGAAGATTCTTACTGAGCACCCCCCTGGGCCTGGCGAGGCTCACGGCTGCCCGTACCGGCATTTCAATTTGGAGAATTTGAATGCTCTGGTGCAGGCCATGGGGGTATCAGATCGGTCGGTGCTGCAAGGGATAAAAGAGGATAAAGATAACCAAAAGTTCCACATGGCATGCAATCG GGTATTTGAACACTTGCACAAGGCCGAGatcaaaaaggccaaggacgagggTGTTATGACATCCAACCAGCTCGAAACGATTGTCCACCCCAACGAGTACTTCAAACGAAGTTATCTGCTGAAGAATCTTGGCAAAGAGACTGatgtgaagatggagggctAA
- a CDS encoding uncharacterized protein (EggNog:ENOG41), with the protein MSLFCSQFSSKHPQLLIASRSKSLCRFYSSNRTIQEHDVLFLRQHGTKHAKWHLTAPLRPASRVKLSYGATVPAAELIGRRILDVVRDSAGNSVVLHEPSLASYIINSERLATPIYPNDASTIVNLLDLNPSRPGEDEQDDSDPPFEIFEAGTGHGSLTLHIARALHAANPLFPAPLRQTLISAPYKPHYDFTDSRGCLEVSSEDQSAFDEYASSRRAILHTLDHNTKHARAAYKLVRNFRRAQYLPAVDFHVGSIDDFLSRRLEQTRGQPFLSRAILDLPSAHENAELVIQALHPNGLLILFKPSISQIADFQAWSTETKQPVRTEKVIELYATTASEGGVHDSSGGRHWDVKTVVPRAQQGEEGNKKPVQVMRPRVGERVAGGGFLAVLRRWPVSEEPAQDALEEAETEE; encoded by the exons ATGTCGTTGTTCTGCAGCCAATTCAGCTCCAAACATCCTCAGCTCCTAATAGCCAGCCGTAGCAAGTCCCTCTGCCGCTTCTACTCCTCAAACCGCACAATCCAAG AGCACGACGTCCTTTTCCTCCGTCAGCATGGCACCAAACACGCAAAATGGCACCTCACGGCTCCCCTGCGGCCTGCGTCTCGTGTGAAGCTGTCTTATGGCGCCACCGTCCCTGCGGCAGAGCTGATCGGCCGTCGCATCCTCGATGTGGTTCGCGACAGCGCCGGCAACTCTGTGGTTTTGCATGAGCCGTCTCTTGCGAGCTACATCATTAACAGCGAGCGCCTTGCCACTCCC ATCTATCCGAACGATGCCAGCACAATCGTCAACCTCCTCGATCTAAACCCATCCCGCCCCGGGGAAGACGAACAAGATGACTCAGATCCTCCATTCGAAATCTTCGAAGCGGGCAccggccatggcagcctcACTCTGCACATTGCTCGCGCCCTGCATGCCGCAAATCCGCTGTTCCCAGCTCCTTTACGACAAACCCTCATCTCTGCTCCGTACAAACCTCACTACGACTTTACCGATTCACGAGGTTGCCTAGAAGTCTCTTCCGAAGACCAATCCGCTTTTGACGAATATGCATCTTCCCGTCGCGCGATCCTGCATACACTCGACCACAACACAAAACATGCCCGAGCTGCATATAAGCTAGTACGCAACTTTCGGCGCGCGCAGTATTTACCCGCAGTAGACTTCCACGTCGGATCCATAGACGACTTTCTCAGCCGTCGGCTTGAACAGACACGAGGTcaaccttttctttcccgCGCTATTCTCGATCTCCCATCGGCGCATGAAAACGCCGAGCTCGTAATCCAGGCACTGCACCCCAACGGCCTgctcatcctcttcaaaCCCTCCATCAGCCAAATCGCCGATTTCCAGGCTTGGTCCACAGAGACAAAGCAACCAGTGCGCACAGAGAAAGTAATTGAGCTGTACGCCACCACTGCCTCCGAAGGTGGCGTGCACGACAGCTCCGGTGGGCGACACTGGGATGTGAAAACAGTCGTGCCGAGGGCGcagcaaggcgaagaagggaaTAAGAAGCCGGTGCAGGTAATGCGGCCAAGGGTAGGAGAGCGAGTTGCCGGCGGAGGATTTTTGGCTGTATTACGCCGATGGCCTGTGTCTGAAGAGCCAGCGCAAGATGCCCTTGAGGAAGCAGAGACTGAGGAGTGA